The nucleotide window ACGCGCCACCCCGGCTGGAACGAAGCGGACGGACTGCTGCGCCTGACCGAGGACGCCGCCGCGCGCGGCGACGACGCACTCACGCTGCACTACGCGCGCCAGACCATGCGCCGCGCCGACCTCGCCGTGAACGATTACTACACCGCGCTGGCGCGCGCCGAACTGGACCAGATCTACACGCACACCGGGCTCGACAATCTGCAGTTGAGCCGCGTGCAATACATCGAGAACGCGATCGTGCGCGGCGACGGCCGCACCGCCTATGAACTGGCCGGCGGACTCAAGGAAGAACTCGAGATCGCGGCGCGCGCCTACCGTGTGCGCAGCGGCGAAACGCTGTGGCAAATCTCGGGACGCAAGGAGATTTACGGCAACTCCCAGCTTTGGCCATTGATCTTCGATGCCAACCGGGAAACCATGAAGTCCCCGGACGACCTGGGAGCCGGCAAGCTGCTGCGCA belongs to Gammaproteobacteria bacterium and includes:
- a CDS encoding LysM peptidoglycan-binding domain-containing protein, which encodes MTTPRILAPLALALLCAACSTPGPARREPPPRREAPAPLPSLPPAAVPNRTPPRPAATAIPPTLGARPQAALIEARLRVAEAQTRHPGWNEADGLLRLTEDAAARGDDALTLHYARQTMRRADLAVNDYYTALARAELDQIYTHTGLDNLQLSRVQYIENAIVRGDGRTAYELAGGLKEELEIAARAYRVRSGETLWQISGRKEIYGNSQLWPLIFDANRETMKSPDDLGAGKLLRIRTNPTIDEVVGAIDYARDHTPGEVFIGEIQVVEPESP